A window of Ranitomeya variabilis isolate aRanVar5 chromosome 2, aRanVar5.hap1, whole genome shotgun sequence contains these coding sequences:
- the LOC143804847 gene encoding BTB/POZ domain-containing protein KCTD8-like, which yields MHLQLKIALARGAPEGLLSVPGGFFNEFCCHIAVRLTSLLFAHGSTTTLDVDQRIKTIVTATNEPGTDEREEKTDTVTPLLVKNQEPDSGNELSSSSLDSHDSATASTELPSESNLPKTDDYSLSHEESPPTITLELSNSLKEHEQSKTSGSRRNSMQDVAKENGVKSCEDPLAHSEERKSLEVELIKCIEEFRKIRIPVVFPNKKRHWQNELLRKYEL from the exons ATGCACCTTCAGTTGAAAATAGCACTGGCCCGAGGGGCCCCCGAGGGCCTGCTTTCTGTGCCAGGAGGATTCTTTAATGAGTTCTGCTGCCATATTGCTGTCAGACTTACATCACTTCTATTTGCACATG GATCAACAACTACTTTAGATGTTGACCAGAGAATAAAGACAATTGTAACAGCCACTAATGAACCAG GTACAGATGAAAGAGAAGAGAAGACAGACACAGTAACACCACTACTAGTGAAAAATCAGGAGCCCGATAGTGGAAATGAGCTTTCCAGCTCCAGCCTAGATAGCCATGATTCTGCTACAGCGAGTACCGAGCTTCCAAGTGAAAGCAATCTTCCAAAGACAGATGATTATTCTCTGTCCCACGAAGAAAGTCCACCCACCATCACACTAGAGTTGTCCAATTCTCTGAAAGAGCATGAGCAAAGCAAGACCTCAGGATCAAGAAGAAACAGTATGCAGGACGTGGCAAAGGAGAATGGTGTGAAGAGTTGTGAAGATCCACTGGCACATAGTGAGGAAAGGAAATCTCTGGAAGTTGAATTAATTAAATGTATCGAGGAATTTCGAAAAATTAGAATCCCAGTAGTGTTCCCCAACAAGAAGAGACATTGGCAGAATGAACTTCTCAGGAAATATGAGCTGTAA